The Rahnella aquatilis CIP 78.65 = ATCC 33071 genomic sequence ATCAAAGATCCTATCAGCCGTACTGCCGGTGTGGGTGACGTTCAGCTGTTTGGTGCTCAGTACGCAATGCGTATCTGGATGGATCCGAGCAAACTGAACAACTTCCAGCTGACGCCGGTTGATGTCATTAATGCCATCAAAGTTCAGAACAACCAGATTGCAGCCGGTCAGTTAGGCGGTACGCCACCAGTTCCGGGACAGCAGCTGAACTCTTCTATCGTGGCTCAGACGCGTCTGAAATCACCGGATGAATTCAGTAAAATCATCCTGAAAGTGAATCAGGATGGTTCTCAGGTTCGCCTGAAAGATGTGGCAAAAGTTGAACTTGGTGGTGAAAACTACGACGTTATTGCCCGCTTCAACGGACAACCTGCTTCGGGTCTGGGTATTAAACTGGCGACCGGTGCTAACGCCCTGGATACTGCCGCTTCCGTGAAAGCCACGCTGGCTAAACTGGAGCCATTCTTCCCGTCTGGCTTACAGGTTGTTTATCCGTACGACACAACGCCGTTCGTTAAAATCTCGATTAAAGAAGTAGGCAAAACGCTGTTTGAGGCCATCGTCCTGGTATTCCTGGTGATGTTCCTGTTCCTGCAAAACTTCCGCGCAACCCTGATCCCAACCATCGCGGTTCCGGTGGTTTTGCTGGGGACCTTTGCAATCCTGGCGGCGTTCGGCTACTCGATAAACACCCTGACGATGTTCGGGATGGTGCTCGCGATAGGCTTGCTCGTCGATGACGCCATCGTCGTGGTCGAGAACGTCGAGCGCGTCATGGTCGAAGAGGGTCTGCCGCCTAAGGAAGCCACCAAAAAATCCATGGAACAGATCCAGGGAGCTTTGGTCGGGATCGCGATGGTGCTGTCCGCAGTATTCATCCCGATGGCCTTCTTCGGCGGTTCAACCGGTGTTATCTATCGTCAGTTCTCCATCACCATCGTTTCTGCCATGGTGCTGTCGGTTCTGGTGGCGATGATTCTGACGCCAGCACTTTGTGCGACCATGCTGAAACCGGTCGCCAAAGGTGAGCATCACGAGAAGAAAGGTTTCTTCGGCTGGTTCAACAAGAAATTCGAGCAAAGTACGCACCACTACACCGACAGCGTCGGTAACATTCTGCGCAGTACCGGCCGTTATCTGGTGATTTACCTGCTGATCGTGGTCGGCATGGCATTCCTGTTCATCCGCCTGCCAACCTCCTTCCTGCCGGAAGAAGACCAGGGTGTGTTCCTGACCATGGCGCAATTGCCTGCAGGTGCGACTCAGGAACGTACGCAGAAAGTGCTCGATGAAGTCAGTAACTACTATCTGACGAAAGAAAAAGCTAACGTGGAATCCGTGTTTACCGTGAACGGCTTCGGTTTCGCAGGTCGCGGGCAGAACACCGGTATCGCGTTCGTCAGTCTGAAAGACTGGTCAGAACGTAGCGGCGCTGAAAACAAAGTTCCTGCGATTGCAGGCCGTGCAATGGGCGCATTCAGCACCATTAAAGACGCACTGGTGTTCCCGTTCAACTTACCGGCTATTGTTGAGTTAGGTACGGCGACAGGCTTTGACTTCCAGCTGATTGACCAGGCTAACCTTGGGCATGACAAACTGACACAGGCACGTAACCAGTTGCTGGGCATGGTGGCTCAACATCCTGACTTGCTGACTCAGGTTCGTCCAAACGGTCTGGAAGATACGCCACAGTTCAAAATCGAAATTGATCAGGAAAAAGCAACGGCACTTGGCGTTTCAATTTCCGACATCAACACGACATTGGGCGCATCGGTTGGTGGTAGCTACGTCAATGACTTCATCGACCGTGGTCGTGTGAAGAAAGTGTACGTTCAGGCTGAAAATAAATACCGTATGTTGCCGTCAGATATTAACAATCTGTATGTCCGTGGCAGCGCGGGACAGATGGTACCGTTCTCCGCGTTCTCAAGTGCGAAATGGGAATACGGTTCACCACGTCTGGAACGCTATAACGGTTTGCCATCCATGGAAATTCTCGGTCAGCCGGCTCCGGGTAAAAGTTCGGGTGCTGCAATGGAGATGATGGAGTCTCTGGCTTCTAAACTACCAAATGGTATCGGCTATGACTGGACCGGTTTGTCTTATCAGGAACGTCTGTCTGGTAACCAGGCTCCGGCCTTGTACGCTATCTCACTGATTGTCGTCTTCTTGTGTCTGGCCGCATTGTATGAAAGCTGGTCAATACCGTTCTCGGTTATGCTGGTGGTTCCGCTCGGTGTTGTGGGCGCACTTCTGGCAGCCACGATGCGCGGTTTGAGCAAC encodes the following:
- the acrB gene encoding multidrug efflux RND transporter permease subunit AcrB; the encoded protein is MAKFFIDRPIFAWVIAIIIMLAGGLAILKLPIAQYPTVAPPAIQLTATYPGADAQTVQDTVTQVIEQNMNGIDNMMYMSSTSDSSGTVQITLTFASGTDADIAQVQVQNKLQLATPLLPQEVQQQGISVEKSSSSFLMVAGFISNNGSMTQDDIADYVGSNIKDPISRTAGVGDVQLFGAQYAMRIWMDPSKLNNFQLTPVDVINAIKVQNNQIAAGQLGGTPPVPGQQLNSSIVAQTRLKSPDEFSKIILKVNQDGSQVRLKDVAKVELGGENYDVIARFNGQPASGLGIKLATGANALDTAASVKATLAKLEPFFPSGLQVVYPYDTTPFVKISIKEVGKTLFEAIVLVFLVMFLFLQNFRATLIPTIAVPVVLLGTFAILAAFGYSINTLTMFGMVLAIGLLVDDAIVVVENVERVMVEEGLPPKEATKKSMEQIQGALVGIAMVLSAVFIPMAFFGGSTGVIYRQFSITIVSAMVLSVLVAMILTPALCATMLKPVAKGEHHEKKGFFGWFNKKFEQSTHHYTDSVGNILRSTGRYLVIYLLIVVGMAFLFIRLPTSFLPEEDQGVFLTMAQLPAGATQERTQKVLDEVSNYYLTKEKANVESVFTVNGFGFAGRGQNTGIAFVSLKDWSERSGAENKVPAIAGRAMGAFSTIKDALVFPFNLPAIVELGTATGFDFQLIDQANLGHDKLTQARNQLLGMVAQHPDLLTQVRPNGLEDTPQFKIEIDQEKATALGVSISDINTTLGASVGGSYVNDFIDRGRVKKVYVQAENKYRMLPSDINNLYVRGSAGQMVPFSAFSSAKWEYGSPRLERYNGLPSMEILGQPAPGKSSGAAMEMMESLASKLPNGIGYDWTGLSYQERLSGNQAPALYAISLIVVFLCLAALYESWSIPFSVMLVVPLGVVGALLAATMRGLSNDVYFQVGLLTTIGLSAKNAILIVEFAKDLMDKEGKGLIESTLEAVRMRLRPILMTSLAFILGVMPLVISSGAGSGSQNAVGTGVMGGMITATLLAIFFVPVFFVVVRRRFGKKSEDIEHTHKVEHPTL